Proteins from one Geomonas agri genomic window:
- a CDS encoding multidrug effflux MFS transporter, which yields MRFTKVAAATHPSQMSRRQMTLFVLILGALTAFSAMSIDMYLPAFPQMARDLGVPLSTVQLSVSAFLFGSAAGQLVYGPLADRWGRRRPLLLGLSLYVASTIGCATVHTGSGLLIWRVVMALGGGAGMVISRAVVRDLYDTADAARMFSLLMLVMGLAPILAPVAGGQMLLLTGWRGIFLFLGVFGMASLIAAALALPESLPAERRIRRSASDMAKVYWHLLKNRHYLRYAVALGCVAGVNFSYISGAPFVFIELHGLSPQFFGVFFGVNACGLIGASQMNRRLLRRHSPAAIARTAFMVAGSAGIALIAATATGFGGFPLQMVLIFASLCMTGLLYPNITALALAPFEKAAGSASALLGTIQYLLGASGGALVGAFHNGTALPMAGTMALCGTLGFVAVLGAGRSKAQH from the coding sequence ATGACACTCTTTGTTCTCATCCTCGGGGCGCTGACGGCCTTCAGCGCCATGTCCATCGACATGTACCTGCCCGCCTTCCCGCAGATGGCCCGGGACCTGGGCGTGCCGCTCTCTACGGTGCAGCTCTCGGTGTCGGCCTTTCTCTTCGGGTCGGCGGCGGGGCAGCTGGTGTATGGCCCGCTGGCGGACCGCTGGGGGAGGCGCAGGCCGCTTTTGCTCGGACTGTCGCTGTACGTCGCCTCGACCATCGGCTGCGCCACGGTGCACACCGGCAGCGGGCTGTTGATCTGGCGGGTGGTGATGGCGCTGGGCGGCGGGGCGGGCATGGTCATCTCGCGCGCGGTGGTGCGGGACCTCTACGACACCGCCGATGCGGCGCGGATGTTCTCCCTGCTCATGCTGGTCATGGGGCTCGCGCCGATCCTGGCGCCGGTTGCGGGTGGGCAGATGCTGCTTCTGACGGGGTGGCGGGGGATCTTCCTGTTTCTCGGCGTGTTCGGCATGGCCTCGCTGATCGCGGCGGCGCTGGCGTTGCCGGAATCGTTACCCGCCGAGCGGCGCATCCGGCGCAGCGCGTCGGACATGGCCAAGGTGTACTGGCACCTGTTGAAGAACCGTCACTACCTGCGCTACGCCGTCGCCCTGGGGTGCGTGGCCGGTGTCAACTTCTCCTACATATCTGGAGCGCCCTTCGTCTTCATCGAGCTGCACGGCCTTTCGCCCCAGTTCTTCGGCGTCTTCTTCGGCGTCAACGCCTGCGGACTGATCGGCGCCTCGCAGATGAACCGGCGGCTTTTGCGCCGCCACTCCCCCGCGGCCATCGCCCGTACTGCCTTCATGGTCGCCGGCAGCGCCGGCATTGCGCTCATCGCGGCGACCGCGACCGGTTTCGGCGGCTTCCCGCTGCAGATGGTGCTCATCTTCGCGAGCCTGTGCATGACCGGGCTGCTCTACCCGAACATCACCGCGCTGGCCCTGGCCCCCTTCGAGAAGGCGGCGGGGAGCGCCTCGGCACTCCTAGGGACGATCCAGTACCTGTTGGGAGCGTCCGGTGGCGCCCTGGTCGGTGCTTTCCACAACGGCACTGCGCTCCCCATGGCCGGCACCATGGCCCTGTGCGGCACGCTCGGCTTTGTCGCAGTACTGGGGGCGGGGCGGAGCAAGGCGCAGCACTGA